From the genome of Acidaminococcus sp.:
TGGAATATTCAGCAGTAACGCCTTTTTCCTTGAATTTTTTCTCAAAGCTTTGGTTCGCTTTTTCTACAATAGAAGGAACGTTCAGCGGTGCCTGTACATAGGTGATGCTTACCTTTTCAACCTTGGGGGCAGCTTCCTTTTTGGTTTCTTGTTTACCGCCGCACGCAGTCAGCATTAACGCTGCAGCGAATACTCCAATGACCCCTAATACTCGTTTTTTTAGCTTTTTGTTCATCTTTGTCATCCTTTCCCGTTTTACTTTTTATATGAATCATCTGTCTGCAGCGCGTCGAGCAGACGCCGTTTCAACAAAATGAATTCAGGAGAGAGTAAGTCCCGCTTGGTTTCACCCGCTGGTACTTCTTCTTCAAATGTAAAATTTCCGTTTTCCAAAACAAGAATTGTATCGGCGAGGTTCAGCGCTTCTTCTACGTTATGAGTTACAAGAATCAGTCCCAGATGCAGCTGGTTTTTCATGTCCATCAGTTCCTGCTGCAGGCGGAGGCGCGTAAAATAATCAAGAGCCGCAAAGGGTTCATCCATCAGGATGACCCGCCGATTCATGGCGAGCGTTCTTGCGAGAGCTGTCCGCTGCTGCATGCCGCCCGAAAGTTCATGCGGGTAACGGTCTGCCGCATCCGTCAGATGTACCAGTTTCAGCAGTTCATCAATGCTGCGTCCGCCGCTTGCTTCCCGTTTTCCCAGGGCTACATTCTGCCGGCAGGTCAGCCAGGGCATAAGCCGCGCCTCCTGAAACATCATGCCAAAGGAATGCTCGGGCGGCCAGTAGATGGTTCCCTCATCGGGTGTTTCCAGTCCTGCCATCAGGCGAAGCAGCGTCGTTTTTCCGCAGCCGCTTTTCCCCAAAATAACAGTACAGGCATCCAGCGAAAACTCGTGCGAAAGATGAGAGAGCACTGTATGTCTTTCAGCATTTTCGCCGTAGGATTTGGAAAGGTCTCGAATCACTAAATCTGCCATCAGGCGTGCCTCCTTTCATAAGGAAGGAGATACCAGGTCAGAAAGGAGAAAATTCCGTCAATCAGAAATCCCAGCGCACCGATAGCAAGGATTCCGATAATGACCTTATCGCTTCGGCTCATTGTCTGAGCATCGAGAATCAAAAAACCGAGGCCGCTGTCGGCGGCAATCATTTCAGCACCGATGATGGCGCGCAGGCTGTAGCCCATACCTACTTTGACACCTGTTAAAATGTAGGGAAGCGCAGAAGGAACACGAATCTTCCAGAGCTGTTCCAGCCGCGTCATGCCAAGCATCTTTCCCAGTTCCAGCAGCTTCGGATCGCAGCGCCGGATACTTTCTTCCATGTTGAGATAGATAGGGAAAAAAGTAGCCAGGACGATAATAATTGTCTTTGGCGTTTCGCCGATGCCAAACCAGAGAATCAAAAGCGGAATCAAAGAGAGGGGCGGGATATGCTGCAGTACCGAAAATAATCCTCTGTCCAGTTTTTTCAGTACCGGAACCAGCAGCGATGCAATGGAAAAAATCGATGCCAGTCCGAAGGCCCATACGAAGCCCCAGAACACGCGCCGCAGGCTGATGATAGTGTGCTTCAGGAGTTCTCCTGAGGCGAGCATACGCTGCGCCGTTGCAAGCACTTGTTCCGGCGGGGGAAGGATGTACGTACTCCACCTTCCCGAAGCGACAGCGGCCTGCCAGGCTAACAGCAGGATGACAAAGGGAATCAGCGGAAAAAGTTGTTTACGCATGAGCTTCCGGCATTTTAGCATAGGCAATCTTGGCCGTTACCCCTTCCAGACGGCCGATTTTGCCGGATGCCTGACTGATTGTATCCTGGGGCGCATCCATTACGACACTGATAATGTGGATTTTGCGTTCCCGGTAGGGAAGCCCCATCCGACCGATAATCCAGCGGCCGTATTCATGCAGGATAGCGTTTACTTTTTCGGCAGCCTCGGGATCTTCCACAATAATTCCAATAAGTGCGACACGGGTTTCCATAGTTCCTCCTAACATAAAAAAACGCATCTGACATGCAGATGCGGTCTGGTACAGGCGGCGAAAACAAAGTTGAAAGGTCTTATCCATGTCAGCTGTTTCCGGCAGAGCCTGTCTAATTATTTTCCTGCATCTTGCATCGCAACCCAGTTTTGATGTGAGATGATAGCTAATCTCATTTTAGATTTTATTTTTCTGTCCGTTGAAAGTATACGTCATCTGAGCTTAGTTTGTAAAGAGCAGCGGACGTGCCCACTGGCTTTTCCTCACGAAAAAGAGTATCTATATAGTAGTCTGAGGGTGGTGATAATGGAGGTTGTTCTTTTTTCAAAAGCGTAAAAAGTAAACGGCTCTATTTTCGATTCTTTGTGCTAGAATAGGGGAAAACTGGGTGTAAAGGAGGGGGAAGGACTTGAATCAAAAAGAAAAAGAAGCAAAAAAATTGCATGAAATGCTGGAAGCTCCCCTGGATCGCCTGATTGTCAAACTGGCCGTACCTTCTGTCATCAGTATGCTGACGACCAGCTTTTATAATACAGCGGATACCTTTTTTGTCAGTAAATTGGATACGAGTTCCACGGCGGCTGTAGGGATTACCTTTGCCACGATGTCGATTCTGCAGGCCGTAGGATTCTTCTTCGGCCAGGGCTCCGGCACCTATATGTCCAGGGAGCTGGGCGCTTCCCGCCGTGAACATGCGGAAATTATGGCTTCTACAAGTTTTTTGTATGCTTTTACCATCGGGTGTGTTCTCCTTGTGCTGGGCCGCATTTTTGCACCTGAAATTGCCCGGATTACCGGTTCTACACCGACGATTCTTCCTCATGCCATCGCTTATCTTTCCATTATTGTCCATGGCGCTCCCGTCGTGCTTTGTTCTTTTCTTATGAATAATCAGCTGCGTTTCCAGGGCAGTTCCGCCTTCGGCATGATCGGCATCATGTCGGGCGGCGTTTTAAACGTCTTTCTGGACCCGCTTTTTATTTTTTCCTTTGGCATGGGCGTTGCCGGAGCCGCTCTCGCTACAGTGCTCAGCCAGTGTGTCAGTCTTTGTATCCTTCTTGCCATGGCGCGTCAGGGCGGGAATATCCCGATTCGGATCCGGAATATGCATCCCTCTGTGAATTTGTTTAAGGAAATCGTGGCCGGTGGTATTCCTTCTCTTTTCCGGCAGGGACTCAATAGTTTTTCTACGATTTGCCTTAATGTCTCAGCCGGTGCTTTTGGTGATGCTGCCATTGCCGCAATGTCCATCGTGACGCGTCTGATGTTTATCGGGACTTCCGTCGTCATCGGTATCGGTCAGGGCTTTCAGCCGGTCTGCGGCTTCTGCTACGGCGCTGGAAAATACATCCGGCTGCGGAATGGCTTCCGTTTTGGCCTGAAAATCAATATTATTCTCAGTTTCCTTGCTTCACTATTCGGCTTTTTGAATGCTGATTTCATTTTGCGCCTTTTCCGGGATGATCCTCTGGTCATTCAGATTGGCGTGCTTGCCCTGCGCGCCCAGTGTCTTACCTTTATGACAGCGAGTCTCATCATTATCAGCAATATGACGCTTCAGGTAACGCGTAATACGCGGGGCGCTGTCATGATTGCGGCAGGACGCAGCGGATTGTTTTTAATTCCTCTTGTATTGACGCTTCCGCGTATTTTTGGACTCTATGGTCTTGTTGTCTGCCAGCCGCTTGCCGATATCTGTTCCTTTTTGCTGGCGTCGTACCTCATCCGGCTCTTCTTTCGGCGGCTGCCCCGGGAGGACAGATGCGGTGAGTGATTACAGGTTTGCAGCCTGTCAGGGACGCAGCTGGATGGATTGACTTGCGCCTGTACATTTTCTGTAATCCGGCGTGCAATTATGGTATAATGAAATTATCTAGAAAGAGCTAGGAGGATGTAAAATGCCATTAGTTACTTCAACTGAAATGTTCAAAAAAGCTTATGAAGGTCATTATGCTGTCGGTGCATTCAATGTTAACAACATGGAAATTGTGCAGGGCATTGTCGATGCCGCCAAAGAAGAAAATGCTCCGCTGATTCTCCAGGTTTCTGCCGGTGCCCGGAAATACGCTAAGCATAACTATCTGATTCATCTGGTACAGGCAGCTTTGGAAGACACCGATCTTCCGATTTGTCTCCATCTGGATCATGGTGCTGATTTTGACATCTGCAAAGCTTGTGTAGATGGTGGTTTTACGTCCGTTATGATCGACGGCTCCAAGCTGCCGTTTGAAGACAATATTGAAGTGACGAAACGGGTAGTTGATTATGCCCACAATAAGGGTGTAGTCGTAGAAGCTGAACTTGGTAAACTGGCCGGCGTCGAAGATGCAGTCAAGGTGAACACCAAGGATGCGACCTATACGGATCCGGACCAGGCTGTTGAGTTCGTAGAACGTACCGGCGTTGACTCCCTTGCCATTGCTGTGGGTACGAGCCATGGCGCCTATAAGTTCAAAGGCAAACCGGAACTGGATTTCCCTCGCATTGAAAAGATTTCCAACCTGCTGCCGGGATTCCCGCTGGTTCTGCATGGCGCTTCCACGGTTATTCCTGAATTTGTGGAAGAATGCAATAAGTATGGCGGCAAGCTGGACGGCGCACAGGGCTGCCCTGAAGACATGCTGAGAAAAGCAGGCACTATGGGTATTTGCAAGATCAATATCGATACGGACCTGAGACTTGCCATGACGGCTTCGATTCGTAAATATATGTATGAACATCCGGAAGACTTCGATCCGCGTTCCTACCTCGGCAAGGGCCGTGAAGCCATCAAAGCGATGGTAAAACATAAGATCCGTGACGTATTGAACTGCTCCGGCCGCGCTTAAGTCTTTCTGATGGGGCTGCGGCTTCTCACAAGTAGTTAACAGCAAAAGGCTGTGAAGAAATGAATGCTCGTTTCTTCACAGCCTTTTTACGTAACCAGCCGGATACGGCCGTCCTGTTTTATGCGCAAATGGAATTTATATATATTTGCGGATCTTATCAGCAGGCAGCGCTTTTCTCATGACTTCCTTCATATCGTCCGGCAGCGGTGCTTTGATGGTGATGGGCTTTCCGGTCAGCGGATGAACAAAGGAAAGGGCGTAGGCGTGCAGCAGATGACGCTGCTGGGGCTGCGGTCTGCCGTACAGGCTGTCTCCCATCAGCGGATGCCCTGCGGCCGCGCAGTGCACACGGATTTGGTGTGTTCTTCCGGTACTCAGCACAAAACGGACCAGCGAGATACCATTCCCTTCTGCCAGTACTTCGTATTTTGTTTCTGCCGGCCGGCCTTTTTCATAGTCAACCATGCGTTCGATGATGGAGCCTGGTTTTCTCGCGATGGGGCCGTCCATGATTCCTGCTTTCACATCCCATCTGCCTTCCGTTAAACCAAGATAGACTTTTGTGAGCGGGCGGTTTGTCATCATGTGGTGGATACAGGCATTTTTCGCGAAGAGAACAAGGCCTGATGTTTCCTTATCCAACCGGGAAACGGGGTGCACGGCTGCAGCAATCTCTTTTTGCCGGTAATACCAGGCTACACGGCGGGAGAGGGCACTGATTCTTTCTTTTCCTGGGTTATGGGTGAGGAGTCCGGCAGGCTTTGCCACGGCAAGCAGTACGTTGTCTTCATACAGGACAGACACAGCGGTTTCTTCCGGGAGCAGTGCTGACGTTTCCGGCAGGAAATCCCACTCTACCCGGTCTCCGGGGCCAAGCATACAGTCTCTATCCTGAGCGAGACCATTTACTCTTATGGTGCCTGACATTTTCAGTTTTTTCCAGTAGCGGTCAGAAATCCCATACTGCTTAAGCAGTGTCTTCAGCCTGATGGGTGCGGCATGACCGGGAAGCGTGAATTGAAACATCGGATTTCCTTTCTATGCAGGAGGGTCTTTTCCAATTAAGTCCCGATTCGGGGACGTAAAAATATTTGACTATCTATTCCCGATTGGGTAATATGAGGAGAGCATCATTGATTTTTCCGGAGAAAGAACGAGGAAGTTTATGAAGAAGCAAATTCTGGGCCTGACGCTGTCACTGCTTGCTCTTTGCGGCGCTTCCCGCTGCTTTGCCAAGGATGATACCGCCTGGGACCTTGTACAGGAAAATAAAGCGGGTATCTATTATGTCAGCAGGGAGTCTGTGGAAAAGACGCTCAAAAAGCCGGAGGCCCCGCAGGTCTATAAGGTGCGGACAAAAGCTGTCTTTAAAGATGAGCCTTTTATCCGGCTCTTGAATGAACATTTTGGCAAGAAGCTGAAAGAAGGGGATTCAGCTTCCAGCTGCGAGCTTATTTTATCACTTAATACGGAAGATGACACCTACCGCGTGGAAAAGGTGGAACTCTTTTCAAAAAAAGGAAAAAGGCTGGTGAAAAAGTCACTGGAGGAAGAGTTCCAGACCATTCCTCAGTCCACTTACGTATCTGTGCTCGAAAAAAAGCTGAAAGAGCAGAATACGGCACCTGTCACTCAAGAAAAGAAAGACAGCGATGGCACTGAAGACAAAAAGGATAAGGCTGATTCTAAAGACAAAATGAATCAGACCGGCGTCAAAGACAAAAAGAATCAGAAAGGAACGACTATAAATAATGACGAAAGTAAGAGGATTTGAAAAAATTTCAGCCTATAAAGATAAGGAATTTCCGATGCCGCGCCGCCAGACGAAGGCTTCTGCCGGGTATGATATCTATCTGCCTGATGACGCTGTGATTCCGGCCCATGGGCAGACCATGGTTCCTACGGGTGTCAAGGCGTACATGCAGGGTAATGAATATCTCGGCATCCATATTCGTTCCAGTATGGCCATCAAACGCCACTTGCGTCTTTTAAACAACGAAGGTATCGTGGATGCCGATTACTATAACAATCCTGACAATGAAGGACATATTATGCTGGCTCTTGCCAACGATACGGATGAGGATATCGTCCTCAAAAAAGGGGAAAGGGCCGCTCAAGGGATTTTCTATTCCTATTTGCTGGCCGATGACGACGATAAGGCTCCCAAGGCCGATAGGAGCGGCGGCTTCGGCAGTACTTCAAAATGAGGGTGATTAATTATGGATGAACAAAAGATGATTTCCCTGGTCAATACCATTGGAGATGCCGGGGGATATAAAATTATCGAATGGTTTAAACTGTTTCCTGATGACCGGGAGCAGGCACTGCGCGAATATCTCTATCTCAAGGTTTATCTGATCCGGATGGCACTGCACCAGACAGGGACCAATCTCACGGATGATGAGTACCGTCTTTTCTGTGCACACGTGGCGGATGCTTACCTCGCTCAGCCCAATGACTACTACGGGGCGACGCCGCAGGGACTTCTCGAAGCACTTCAGGCCTATGAGGGTCATTCCTGGAAAGAGCTGATTTCTATCTTTGCAGAAAGAAGCGGAATCAGTGCGTCCATCTATGCCAGACGTTTTGTATCGGATTTAACAGATTTGTTCACGAATCTGATGGCAAATCTTAGAGTTGCCCTTAAATCGTGAAAAATTATGCTAAATTTTCGGAATAGCATTGACATATTGAATCAAATTTTCTATACTGTACACATAACTTAACAAGAGATAGAGGCGCGGGACCTAAAAGTAATCTCCGGAGGGACACCGTAGAAGGGGATGAAAGGAGCGACCGCCGAAGTGCTGATCCGGGTACGGAGAGGCGCTGGGCCAACGGTTAACAGCTGTTGGACTGTCGCCAGAATTGGTGGAGAGCTATCATGTGAAGTAGAATGATGTGTGCCCGTTACATTGGGTCGGTTCTTACGGTCATTGGGATGGTTCTCAATGATCGATTTTTTTTGCTAGTCTGGAAAAGGGATGAATCTTATGATCAAAGTACTCGTCAACGGAGCTCTTGGAAAGATGGGTTCCACTGTAGCAAGAACCGTAGTTGAGCAGGATGATATGGAATTGGTCGCTGCCGTTAATGATCACGGCGCCGGAAAACCCGTGGCGGGGGTTGTTGTTGAAAGTAACCTGGCCGAAGCTATTGCTGCTCACCATCCGGATGTAGTTGTAGATTTCACAAGGCCGGATGTCGTCATGGACTGCCTGCGGACTGTACTGAACGCTAAAGTCAATGCTGTGGTGGGGACTACAGGATTTACGCAGGAAAATCTTGATGAACTGAAAGCTCTGGCTGAAAAAAATAATGTGGGCTGCCTGATTTGCCCGAACTTTGCCATGGGCGCTGTACTCATGATGAAAATTGCCGCGGAAGTAGCAAAATATTTTCCGAAAGCTGAAATCATCGAGCTTCATCACGACCAGAAACTGGATGCACCTTCCGGAACCGCAATTCTGACAGCACAGAAAATGGCTGAAGCCCGCGGCGGAGGATATATTGCTCAGGGCCGCCCCGATGAAGTGGAAAAACTGCCGCATGTAAGAGGGAACGATTTCCAGGGCATGAGGATCCACTCGGTACGTCTTCCCGGTTTCGTAGCTTCCGAAGAAATCATTTTCGGGAGTACAGGTGAAACACTGACAATCCGGAACGATTCCATTAACCGTGACTGCTATATGCCCGGCGTTATGCTCGGCTGCCGGACCATGGTGAAACGCAAAGGTCTGGTTTACGGACTTGACGCTATTTTATAAAGATTATTTAGAAGACTTGAAGGGAGAAAACAAAAATGAAGGAATACAATCTTGCGATTCTGGGTGCAACGGGTGCCGTTGGTCATGAATTTATCAACCTGTTGAACGAAAGAGACTTTCCGTTCAAAAATCTGAAACTCTTGGCTTCTTCCCGCACGGCAGGTACGGAACTTACCGTCCGCGGCAAAACCTATAAAGTTGAAGAAGCAACGGCCAACTCCTTTAACGGGGTTGATGTAGCTTTGTTTGCCGGTGGTTCCATCAGCAAGACCTTCGCTCCGATTGCCGTCAAGGCCGGTGCTGTTGTCATCGATAACTCCAGCACGTACCGCATGGATCCGGAAGTTCCCCTGATTGTTCCTGAAGTTAACCCGCAGGATATTACGAAACATAAAGGTATCATCGCCAATCCGAACTGCTCCACAATCATTATGGTAATGGCGCTGAAACCGATTTACGATCTGGCCCGTATCAAGAGAATCATCGTTTCCACCTATCAGGCAGCCTCCGGGGCCGGCAAGGATGGTTTGGATGAACTGGAAAACCAGATTAAACAAGCCGCTGCCGGTGAAGAAATGACTGCCAAGATTTTCCCGATGGCCAAAGCTGAAAAGCACTTCCCGCTGGCTCTGAACCTGGTACCGCAGATTGATATCTTCCTGGATAACCTTTATACCAAGGAAGAAATGAAGATGGTCAATGAAACGAAGAAGATTTTCTCCGATTATGATATGAGAATTACGGCTACGACGGTTCGTGTTCCTGTCTACAGAAGCCACAGTGAATCTGTGAACGTGGAACTGGAACATGATGTACAGCTGGAAGATATCCGCAAAGCATTGAGCAGCTTCCCGGGTGTTGTTCTGCAGGATGATCCTTCTCAGCAGATTTACCCGATGCCGCTTTATACTTCCGGTCTGAATGATGTATATGTAGGCCGTCTGAGACGCGATGAATCCGCACCGAACAGCTTCAACTTCTGGTGTGTAGGCGACCAGATCCGCAAGGGCGCCGCACTGAACACGCTGCAAATTGCGGAAACGATGGTTAAGAACGGTTGGCTCTGATAAGGAGGGGCATTTTCGATGAATATTATTGTACAAAAGTTTGGCGGTACTTCTGTTGCCACTCCGCAAACGCGCCAGCTTGTTTTAAAGAAAGTAAAGGAAGCTATCGATAATGGGTATGCCCCTATCGTAGTTGTATCTGCCATGGGGCGGAGGGGTGACCCGTATGCAACGGATACGCTCATCGATATGCTGAAATCTGTCAATGAATCACCTGATGTGCATGAACTGGATTTGATGATGGCCTGCGGGGAAATCATTTCTTCGACCGTTATGGCCGCTACCCTGCAGAAGGCCGGGCTCAATGCCCGGGCCCTGACAGGCGGTCAGGCTGGTATGATTACGGACAGCCGTTACGGCAATGCCCGCATCAAAACGGTCAAGGCAAAACATTTGAAAGACCTCGTATCTCAGGGCGTAATTCCTGTCATCTGCGGTTTCCAGGGCGTAACTGATGATAACCTCAATATCACCACACTGGGCCGCGGCGGCAGCGATACGTCGGCTGCAGCCTTCGGCGTGGCCGTCGGCGCTGATAGAGTCGAAATCTATACGGATGTAGACGGCATCATGACAGCTGATCCGCGCATTGTTTCCGATGCCCAGATCATCAAACATATTTCTTACGATGAAATTCGCGAGATGGCTCACCAGGGTGCTAAAGTCATTCATCCGAGAGCGGTTGAAATCGTCATGCGCTACGGCGTTCCCATGGTCGTAAAGAGTACCTTCTCTGATGCACCGGGGACACTGATTACCGCTGATGACCAGATTGAAACGATTGAAGAGCAGGATGACGTAGAGAGCAATCACGCCAGCGGTGTAGCCAATATGATGAATCTGGCTTTCTTCCAGGTTTCCCTGAAATCCGGGGAATCAGCAAACGGCAGCAGATTGTTCAGAGCCCTGGCTGACGGCGGTGTCAGCATCGGCAGCTTCAGTATGCAGCCAGGCTCCCTGATGTTTGCTGTTTACTCCGAGGCAGCTCCCAAGGCAGAAGAGATCCTGAAATCGTCCGGTTACACATACAAACTGATTCCAAACTGTGCCAAGGTTACTGTCGTCGGTTCCCGTATGGGCGGCGTACCCGGCTATATGGCCCGGTTTGTCAGCGCCTTAACGGATGCAGATATTGAGATCCTTCAGACTACGGACTCGGATAACATGATTGCCGCTATCATCAAGGATTCACAAGTAAAAGAAGCAGTGAATGCGCTTCATCACGCATTTAAGTCTTAAGGAGGAGTAGAGATTATGAACAAGCCTTATTTTGGTCGTCTGATTACAGCTATGGTAACACACTTCAACGAAGATGGTTCTCTGAACGCAGAAGGTACGGCGAACTTTGCTTCCTGGCTTGTCGATCATGGTTCTGACGCTATTTTGGTGGCAGGAACTTCGGGAGAAGCACCGACTATGACCGTGGAAGAAAAGGAAGAACTGTTCACGGCTGTCATCAAAAAACTGAACCATCGTGTTCCTGTGATTGTAGGTACCGGCTCCAATGATACAGCAGCTACCATCCGGATGAATAAGGTTGCCGAAAAAGTCGGCGCCGACGGCGTCCTTGTGGTGGGTCCTTTCTATAACAAGCCTTCCCAGGAAGGTTTCTACCGTCATTTCAAGACCGTTGCTGACAATACGTCCCTGCCTGTCGTCATTTATAACGTTCCGGGCAGAACGGGTTCCAATATTCTTCCGGCTACCGTAGCAAGACTGGCCCATGACTGCAAGAATATCGTGGCCATTAAGGAAGCTTCCGGTAAGGTTGATCAGGTGGCTGAACTGTACCGTCTGCTGCCTGAAGATTTCTCCATCTACAGCGGTGATGACGGCCTGACGCTTCCGTTCTTTGCCGTAGGCGCCTGCGGGCTGATTTCCGTTCTGAGCAACGTCGGCGGTGAACTGCTGCAGGATCTGATGCAGAGCTTTGAACGCGGCGATATTCAGCGCGCCCGTGAACTGAACAAGATCATGGTGCCTCAGGCAAAGTCCATGTTCATCGTCAGCAACCCGATTCCTATCAAGGAAGCCATTACGAGAATGACTCCGTTCAATGCAGGTCCGTATCGTCTGCCACTGTGCCCGATGACGGACGAGGAACGAGCCAAGGTTGAGGCTGCCTGGAGAGAGACCGGACTTTTGAAGTAATTTCATATCGATTATCAAAGAACCTGTGACAGATAAAATGCCGCAGGTTCTTTTTTACTGCCATTGCTGGGTATGGATTTATAAAGTAGATTGCCTCTCTCCCGACGAGATGTCATTTATTTCCCCCTTTTTCCTAAAGGGGGTGAAACACCGGCGCCCTCATGTTATAATAAATAAGATATTATGGGAGGAGTGTCAGTATGTTAGCTGATTTACACATCCATACGACATTTTCAGACGGTGTCAATACGCCTGAGGATGTTGTCAGGGAAGCGGTAAATGCGGGATTGGCAGCTATTGCCATCACCGATCATGATAATATCAGAGGTTACGAACGGGCGGAGCGGTATGTAAAAACAAATCAGCTTCCGCTGAAAGTACTTCGCGGCGTGGAGATTGATACGGACTATAAAGGAAAAGATGTTCATGTCCTTGGCTATTATTTCGCTCCGGATGATCCGGATCTGATGCAGGCCCTTGCCTGGAACCGCAGTCAGCGGGTGGACAGAGTGCAGCGTATTGTTTCGAAAATTCATAGTTTCGGATATCCCATTTCTTTTCCTGAAGTCGTAAAGGAGGC
Proteins encoded in this window:
- a CDS encoding ABC transporter ATP-binding protein: MADLVIRDLSKSYGENAERHTVLSHLSHEFSLDACTVILGKSGCGKTTLLRLMAGLETPDEGTIYWPPEHSFGMMFQEARLMPWLTCRQNVALGKREASGGRSIDELLKLVHLTDAADRYPHELSGGMQQRTALARTLAMNRRVILMDEPFAALDYFTRLRLQQELMDMKNQLHLGLILVTHNVEEALNLADTILVLENGNFTFEEEVPAGETKRDLLSPEFILLKRRLLDALQTDDSYKK
- a CDS encoding ABC transporter permease; translated protein: MRKQLFPLIPFVILLLAWQAAVASGRWSTYILPPPEQVLATAQRMLASGELLKHTIISLRRVFWGFVWAFGLASIFSIASLLVPVLKKLDRGLFSVLQHIPPLSLIPLLILWFGIGETPKTIIIVLATFFPIYLNMEESIRRCDPKLLELGKMLGMTRLEQLWKIRVPSALPYILTGVKVGMGYSLRAIIGAEMIAADSGLGFLILDAQTMSRSDKVIIGILAIGALGFLIDGIFSFLTWYLLPYERRHA
- a CDS encoding iron-only hydrogenase system regulator; protein product: METRVALIGIIVEDPEAAEKVNAILHEYGRWIIGRMGLPYRERKIHIISVVMDAPQDTISQASGKIGRLEGVTAKIAYAKMPEAHA
- a CDS encoding MATE family efflux transporter, with protein sequence MNQKEKEAKKLHEMLEAPLDRLIVKLAVPSVISMLTTSFYNTADTFFVSKLDTSSTAAVGITFATMSILQAVGFFFGQGSGTYMSRELGASRREHAEIMASTSFLYAFTIGCVLLVLGRIFAPEIARITGSTPTILPHAIAYLSIIVHGAPVVLCSFLMNNQLRFQGSSAFGMIGIMSGGVLNVFLDPLFIFSFGMGVAGAALATVLSQCVSLCILLAMARQGGNIPIRIRNMHPSVNLFKEIVAGGIPSLFRQGLNSFSTICLNVSAGAFGDAAIAAMSIVTRLMFIGTSVVIGIGQGFQPVCGFCYGAGKYIRLRNGFRFGLKINIILSFLASLFGFLNADFILRLFRDDPLVIQIGVLALRAQCLTFMTASLIIISNMTLQVTRNTRGAVMIAAGRSGLFLIPLVLTLPRIFGLYGLVVCQPLADICSFLLASYLIRLFFRRLPREDRCGE
- the fba gene encoding class II fructose-1,6-bisphosphate aldolase, whose product is MPLVTSTEMFKKAYEGHYAVGAFNVNNMEIVQGIVDAAKEENAPLILQVSAGARKYAKHNYLIHLVQAALEDTDLPICLHLDHGADFDICKACVDGGFTSVMIDGSKLPFEDNIEVTKRVVDYAHNKGVVVEAELGKLAGVEDAVKVNTKDATYTDPDQAVEFVERTGVDSLAIAVGTSHGAYKFKGKPELDFPRIEKISNLLPGFPLVLHGASTVIPEFVEECNKYGGKLDGAQGCPEDMLRKAGTMGICKINIDTDLRLAMTASIRKYMYEHPEDFDPRSYLGKGREAIKAMVKHKIRDVLNCSGRA
- a CDS encoding RluA family pseudouridine synthase, which encodes MFQFTLPGHAAPIRLKTLLKQYGISDRYWKKLKMSGTIRVNGLAQDRDCMLGPGDRVEWDFLPETSALLPEETAVSVLYEDNVLLAVAKPAGLLTHNPGKERISALSRRVAWYYRQKEIAAAVHPVSRLDKETSGLVLFAKNACIHHMMTNRPLTKVYLGLTEGRWDVKAGIMDGPIARKPGSIIERMVDYEKGRPAETKYEVLAEGNGISLVRFVLSTGRTHQIRVHCAAAGHPLMGDSLYGRPQPQQRHLLHAYALSFVHPLTGKPITIKAPLPDDMKEVMRKALPADKIRKYI
- a CDS encoding dUTP diphosphatase (catalyzes the formation of dUMP from dUTP), which gives rise to MTKVRGFEKISAYKDKEFPMPRRQTKASAGYDIYLPDDAVIPAHGQTMVPTGVKAYMQGNEYLGIHIRSSMAIKRHLRLLNNEGIVDADYYNNPDNEGHIMLALANDTDEDIVLKKGERAAQGIFYSYLLADDDDKAPKADRSGGFGSTSK
- the dapB gene encoding 4-hydroxy-tetrahydrodipicolinate reductase, translating into MIKVLVNGALGKMGSTVARTVVEQDDMELVAAVNDHGAGKPVAGVVVESNLAEAIAAHHPDVVVDFTRPDVVMDCLRTVLNAKVNAVVGTTGFTQENLDELKALAEKNNVGCLICPNFAMGAVLMMKIAAEVAKYFPKAEIIELHHDQKLDAPSGTAILTAQKMAEARGGGYIAQGRPDEVEKLPHVRGNDFQGMRIHSVRLPGFVASEEIIFGSTGETLTIRNDSINRDCYMPGVMLGCRTMVKRKGLVYGLDAIL
- a CDS encoding aspartate-semialdehyde dehydrogenase; its protein translation is MKEYNLAILGATGAVGHEFINLLNERDFPFKNLKLLASSRTAGTELTVRGKTYKVEEATANSFNGVDVALFAGGSISKTFAPIAVKAGAVVIDNSSTYRMDPEVPLIVPEVNPQDITKHKGIIANPNCSTIIMVMALKPIYDLARIKRIIVSTYQAASGAGKDGLDELENQIKQAAAGEEMTAKIFPMAKAEKHFPLALNLVPQIDIFLDNLYTKEEMKMVNETKKIFSDYDMRITATTVRVPVYRSHSESVNVELEHDVQLEDIRKALSSFPGVVLQDDPSQQIYPMPLYTSGLNDVYVGRLRRDESAPNSFNFWCVGDQIRKGAALNTLQIAETMVKNGWL
- the dapG gene encoding aspartate kinase; protein product: MNIIVQKFGGTSVATPQTRQLVLKKVKEAIDNGYAPIVVVSAMGRRGDPYATDTLIDMLKSVNESPDVHELDLMMACGEIISSTVMAATLQKAGLNARALTGGQAGMITDSRYGNARIKTVKAKHLKDLVSQGVIPVICGFQGVTDDNLNITTLGRGGSDTSAAAFGVAVGADRVEIYTDVDGIMTADPRIVSDAQIIKHISYDEIREMAHQGAKVIHPRAVEIVMRYGVPMVVKSTFSDAPGTLITADDQIETIEEQDDVESNHASGVANMMNLAFFQVSLKSGESANGSRLFRALADGGVSIGSFSMQPGSLMFAVYSEAAPKAEEILKSSGYTYKLIPNCAKVTVVGSRMGGVPGYMARFVSALTDADIEILQTTDSDNMIAAIIKDSQVKEAVNALHHAFKS